Proteins co-encoded in one Sporosarcina sp. FSL K6-1522 genomic window:
- a CDS encoding S41 family peptidase — translation MKKLNSALLAIILSFLLVPAVNANANTLNEVKFYVGNYYYGTVPKNLATMKNIQEITNALDAYSIYMTKIEYELFKAILGTEASADAPIAISGTPLAAPTPSHVSSDMLYGNTGYMKITTFPTNLGNSVEQHWRKLQQQGATSLIIDLRDNGGGFVESAEQLTGFFQGAPNAYYVMRRMGSEMVPVIPANSRFPKDTYLLVNRKSASASEMVAIAVKDQKVATLVGETTRGKGTIQSIFELNDGGALKMTTAQFTGPSGTIVNQIGIQPHIEAPNGMELNAAHRRIMENTLAKQAITKIASPTSIRPTEPIQLQLPHKMNLQGPYASHKVEVVKLASRTTIPVAVEYGEDNQMLTLKPKQQLEAGSEYLVIIEPTLKRLNGKIVKTGIYTTITVKK, via the coding sequence ATGAAAAAACTGAACAGCGCTTTATTAGCCATCATCTTATCATTCCTACTCGTCCCAGCCGTAAACGCGAACGCGAACACACTCAACGAGGTGAAGTTTTATGTTGGCAATTATTACTACGGGACAGTCCCTAAAAATTTAGCTACGATGAAAAATATCCAAGAAATCACCAACGCTCTAGACGCCTATTCCATCTACATGACAAAAATCGAATATGAGCTTTTCAAAGCAATCCTCGGCACAGAAGCATCCGCTGACGCACCGATTGCTATTTCCGGCACACCGCTGGCAGCACCAACGCCATCGCATGTTAGCTCGGACATGCTCTACGGCAATACCGGCTACATGAAAATCACCACGTTCCCAACGAACCTCGGGAATAGCGTCGAGCAACATTGGCGCAAATTGCAGCAGCAGGGGGCAACGAGCCTCATCATCGACCTGCGCGATAACGGCGGCGGATTCGTCGAAAGCGCCGAGCAACTCACCGGCTTTTTCCAAGGCGCTCCGAATGCTTATTACGTCATGAGGCGCATGGGAAGTGAGATGGTGCCAGTGATTCCGGCCAACAGCCGTTTTCCAAAAGATACCTATTTACTCGTCAATCGCAAATCTGCTTCCGCTTCTGAAATGGTCGCAATTGCAGTCAAAGACCAGAAAGTCGCCACACTGGTCGGCGAAACGACGCGAGGGAAGGGAACGATCCAATCGATTTTTGAACTCAATGATGGCGGCGCACTAAAAATGACGACTGCCCAGTTCACAGGCCCTTCCGGCACCATCGTCAATCAAATCGGCATCCAGCCGCATATAGAAGCACCTAACGGTATGGAACTAAACGCAGCGCATCGCCGTATTATGGAAAATACGCTTGCCAAACAAGCCATCACAAAAATCGCATCACCTACGAGCATTCGCCCGACAGAGCCAATCCAATTACAACTACCGCATAAAATGAACCTTCAAGGACCTTATGCGTCCCATAAGGTAGAAGTTGTAAAATTAGCAAGTCGTACCACGATTCCTGTCGCAGTCGAATACGGGGAAGACAACCAAATGCTGACCCTCAAACCCAAGCAACAACTTGAGGCGGGGAGCGAATATCTAGTCATCATCGAGCCGACCCTCAAGCGTTTGAATGGCAAAATCGTCAAGACAGGCATCTACACAACGATTACAGTCAAAAAATAG